A region of Jannaschia sp. W003 DNA encodes the following proteins:
- a CDS encoding ribonuclease T2 codes for MREKTPFGRWGTALLALLALLALGGAARADGERPGAFDHYVLALSWTPAWCALEGDARGAAECDAGTGRGFTLHGLWPQDGGGWPAYCPTAERAPSRARTAEEADLYGSSGLAWHQWRKHGTCTGLSADEYYRLAREAHARVERPAVLEALERAVTLPAAVVEEAFLEANPDFPADGVTVLCREGRIREVRLCLTRGLDPRSCEGRARRDCTLGDALLEPAR; via the coding sequence ATGCGGGAAAAGACCCCATTCGGACGCTGGGGAACGGCGCTCCTGGCGCTCCTGGCGCTGCTGGCTCTGGGCGGCGCCGCGCGGGCCGACGGCGAGCGGCCGGGCGCGTTCGACCACTACGTGCTGGCCTTGAGCTGGACGCCCGCATGGTGCGCGCTGGAGGGCGACGCCCGCGGCGCGGCGGAGTGCGACGCGGGCACGGGGCGCGGGTTCACGCTGCACGGGCTCTGGCCGCAGGACGGCGGCGGCTGGCCGGCCTACTGCCCCACCGCCGAGCGCGCGCCGTCCCGCGCGCGCACGGCAGAGGAGGCGGACCTCTACGGCTCGAGCGGACTGGCTTGGCATCAGTGGCGCAAGCACGGCACCTGCACGGGGCTGTCGGCCGACGAGTACTACCGCCTCGCCCGCGAGGCCCATGCCCGGGTCGAGCGGCCCGCGGTGCTCGAGGCCCTGGAGCGGGCGGTGACGCTGCCCGCGGCGGTCGTCGAGGAGGCGTTCCTCGAGGCCAACCCGGACTTTCCCGCCGACGGCGTGACGGTGCTGTGCCGCGAGGGGCGCATCCGCGAGGTGCGCCTGTGCCTCACGCGCGGGCTGGACCCGCGGAGCTGCGAGGGGCGCGCCCGGCGGGACTGCACGCTCGGCGACGCGCTCTTGGAGCCTGCGCGCTAG